From Pirellulales bacterium, one genomic window encodes:
- a CDS encoding DUF3299 domain-containing protein: MKHVAVAQCLLVLLTAILAGCDQTTERVETQRPVMADAVAPDAASDSPAAALPTTKIPTHGEPRPVASDRLADIKPPPAKPAANQKPRDIDFDAIKFDIVKGDPFYRKMLTPEIEKLVDSKIKIRGFILPSFQQTGIKQFVLVRDNMECCFGPGAALYDCIVVDMKPGKTAEYSIRPVTVTGEFAVRELFDPDGKHLAIYHLEADAVQ, from the coding sequence ATGAAGCATGTCGCCGTGGCTCAATGTCTGCTGGTCCTGCTTACGGCGATTCTCGCCGGCTGCGACCAGACCACCGAGCGCGTTGAAACGCAGCGCCCTGTGATGGCGGATGCTGTGGCGCCTGACGCGGCGAGCGACTCGCCCGCCGCCGCCCTGCCGACGACCAAAATTCCGACGCATGGCGAGCCTCGGCCAGTGGCGAGCGATCGGCTGGCCGACATCAAACCGCCGCCGGCCAAGCCCGCCGCCAATCAGAAGCCGCGCGACATCGACTTCGACGCCATCAAGTTCGACATCGTCAAGGGCGATCCGTTCTATCGCAAGATGCTCACGCCCGAGATCGAAAAGCTGGTGGACTCGAAGATCAAGATTCGCGGTTTCATCCTCCCCAGCTTTCAGCAAACCGGCATCAAGCAGTTTGTGTTGGTCCGCGACAACATGGAGTGTTGTTTTGGTCCCGGCGCCGCGCTCTACGACTGCATTGTGGTCGATATGAAGCCCGGCAAAACCGCGGAGTATTCGATTCGTCCGGTCACGGTGACGGGCGAATTTGCGGTGCGCGAGCTATTCGATCCCGACGGCAAGCATTTGGCCATCTACCATTTGGAAGCCGATGCGGTGCAATGA
- a CDS encoding DUF4190 domain-containing protein — protein sequence MSLAIDKSVTAGDLASQDDYRALSSAAVASLVAGALSFLCFFSFYFGLIAVFGVALGVVALHRIRTAPTEFTGRKLAVAGMFLSIAFWGAGSAFLVYVYFTEVPEGYQRISYSQLQPEDGASRDAVPAAARLLDGKRVFIKGFMYPGVQKTEIRDFVLCRDRGTCCFGGPTPKLTDMIQVRLKEPLSLDYSLAVRGLAGTFRVRPDQASDNLGGVLYHLEADYAK from the coding sequence ATGTCACTAGCCATCGACAAGTCAGTCACTGCCGGCGACCTGGCCAGCCAAGATGACTATCGCGCTCTGTCGTCGGCGGCCGTCGCCAGCCTGGTGGCCGGAGCGCTGTCGTTCTTGTGCTTCTTTAGCTTCTATTTCGGGCTGATCGCTGTATTTGGCGTTGCGCTGGGCGTAGTGGCGCTGCATCGCATTCGAACAGCCCCTACCGAATTCACCGGTCGCAAGCTGGCCGTGGCCGGCATGTTTCTGTCGATCGCCTTTTGGGGCGCGGGTTCGGCATTTCTGGTCTACGTTTATTTCACCGAAGTGCCCGAGGGTTACCAGCGTATTTCGTATTCGCAGTTGCAACCCGAAGACGGCGCCTCCAGAGACGCCGTGCCAGCGGCGGCGCGTCTGCTGGATGGCAAGCGCGTCTTCATCAAGGGCTTCATGTATCCCGGCGTGCAGAAGACCGAGATTCGCGACTTTGTGCTCTGTCGCGATCGCGGCACCTGCTGCTTTGGCGGTCCCACGCCCAAGCTCACCGACATGATCCAGGTGCGTCTCAAAGAGCCGCTGTCGCTCGATTATTCACTGGCGGTGCGCGGCCTCGCCGGCACGTTTCGCGTGCGTCCCGATCAAGCCTCCGACAATCTCGGCGGCGTGCTCTATCATCTCGAAGCGGACTATGCGAAATGA
- a CDS encoding ABC transporter permease gives MSLWKIALRSIQQRLLASSLTALSMALGVALVIAVLVILGVVRQSFSQAAHGYNIIVGAKGGKLQLVLNTVYHLSTPIENIPWTYYKEFTEGKYAPYVAVAIPYCLGDNYEGFRVVGTTQDLFTKLEYGPGKPYRFTAGNVFKRRDYFGAVIGAVVARRTGLKLGDTFEPTHGVTEEGDGHKHEPFKVVGILAPTGTPNDRALFINIEGFYLLEGHAKEHEKPAGEASAAGESHAHHHHDHHGHDHDHHHHEPLPEDQREVTAILIRTSTPIAGMGLPRSINKEPVAQAVLPIREVEMLFEGIVGNLQWILLVLASLVVVVAGIGILVGIYNSMNDRRHDIAVMRALGARRGTVMSIILLESILLALGGGLAGLALGHGLIKLLDPVVESHTGVSIGLLQFERAELILIPALVILAALAGFLPSLAAYRTDVAKALSDRP, from the coding sequence ATGAGTCTTTGGAAGATCGCCCTGCGTAGCATTCAGCAGCGGCTGTTGGCTTCGAGCCTCACCGCCTTGTCGATGGCGCTGGGCGTGGCGCTGGTGATCGCCGTGCTCGTCATCCTGGGCGTGGTGCGGCAATCGTTTTCGCAGGCGGCGCACGGCTACAACATCATCGTCGGCGCCAAGGGGGGCAAGCTGCAGCTAGTTCTCAATACGGTGTATCACCTCAGCACGCCGATCGAGAACATCCCTTGGACCTACTACAAGGAATTCACCGAAGGCAAGTACGCCCCCTATGTCGCCGTGGCGATTCCGTATTGCCTGGGGGACAACTACGAGGGCTTTCGCGTCGTTGGCACCACGCAAGACCTGTTCACCAAGTTGGAATACGGTCCCGGCAAGCCGTATCGCTTCACCGCGGGGAACGTCTTCAAACGTCGCGATTATTTTGGCGCGGTCATCGGCGCCGTGGTCGCCCGCCGCACCGGCCTCAAACTCGGCGACACCTTTGAGCCCACGCACGGCGTCACCGAGGAGGGAGACGGCCACAAGCATGAACCGTTCAAAGTCGTCGGCATCCTGGCGCCCACTGGCACGCCCAACGACCGCGCGCTGTTCATCAACATCGAAGGCTTCTATCTGCTGGAGGGGCACGCCAAGGAACATGAAAAGCCAGCCGGGGAAGCAAGCGCCGCTGGCGAATCCCATGCCCACCACCATCACGATCACCACGGTCATGACCACGATCACCATCACCACGAACCGCTGCCAGAAGATCAGCGCGAGGTGACCGCCATCCTGATTCGCACCTCAACCCCGATAGCCGGCATGGGCCTGCCGCGTTCGATCAACAAAGAGCCGGTCGCGCAGGCGGTGCTGCCGATTCGCGAGGTCGAAATGTTGTTCGAAGGCATCGTGGGCAATTTGCAGTGGATCCTGCTGGTGCTTGCCAGTCTGGTCGTCGTCGTGGCCGGCATTGGCATTCTGGTCGGTATTTACAACTCGATGAACGACCGTCGCCACGATATCGCTGTCATGCGCGCGCTTGGCGCCCGCCGCGGCACCGTGATGTCGATCATCTTGCTGGAGTCGATTCTCCTGGCGCTGGGCGGAGGATTAGCCGGCCTGGCGCTAGGGCATGGTTTGATCAAACTGTTGGATCCCGTTGTCGAGTCGCACACCGGCGTTTCGATTGGCCTGTTGCAATTTGAACGCGCCGAATTGATCCTGATCCCGGCGCTGGTCATCCTCGCCGCGCTGGCCGGTTTTTTGCCCAGCCTGGCCGCATATCGCACCGACGTGGCCAAAGCCTTGTCGGATCGGCCTTAA
- a CDS encoding ABC transporter ATP-binding protein: MLQIADLKKSFVEPSGERLPILEIPAFEVAAGEQIALVGRSGCGKTTLLHLIAGISRPDSGAIHIAGMEITRLGEAAMDRFRAANIGYVFQTFNLLPAFTALENVLLGMSFARGRADRDRALRLLQRVGLSHRLTHKPNMLSVGEQQRVAVARALANRPKLMLADEPTANVDAMHQQQIVDLVRDTCREEGISLVLVTHASEVAHQFDRLEHLEQINLAVPAAAQHVA, from the coding sequence ATGCTGCAAATCGCCGACCTCAAAAAGTCGTTTGTCGAGCCTTCCGGCGAGCGACTGCCCATCTTGGAAATCCCCGCTTTTGAGGTCGCCGCTGGCGAACAGATTGCCCTGGTCGGCCGCTCAGGCTGCGGCAAGACCACGCTCTTGCACCTGATTGCCGGGATCAGCCGGCCCGACTCGGGTGCCATCCATATCGCCGGCATGGAGATTACCCGCCTGGGCGAAGCGGCGATGGATCGTTTTCGCGCGGCCAACATTGGCTATGTCTTTCAAACCTTCAATCTGCTCCCCGCCTTCACCGCGCTAGAAAACGTGCTGCTCGGCATGTCGTTCGCGCGGGGCCGCGCCGATCGGGATCGCGCGCTCCGGCTATTGCAGCGCGTTGGCCTGAGTCATCGCTTGACCCACAAGCCCAACATGCTTTCGGTTGGAGAACAGCAGCGCGTGGCGGTCGCCCGAGCGCTGGCCAATCGGCCGAAGCTGATGCTGGCCGACGAGCCGACCGCGAATGTCGACGCCATGCACCAGCAGCAAATCGTCGATCTGGTCCGCGACACTTGCCGCGAGGAAGGCATCTCGCTGGTGTTGGTCACCCACGCCTCGGAAGTCGCCCATCAGTTCGATCGCCTCGAGCATCTCGAACAAATCAATCTGGCAGTGCCCGCCGCGGCGCAGCACGTCGCCTAG
- a CDS encoding DeoR/GlpR family DNA-binding transcription regulator, whose amino-acid sequence MIAEQRRNRLVELIRTRGFAALPDLAEQLQVSESTIRRDLDLLEELGTAKRTHGGVFYTGQTPKLPHFDERQPQQWDKKKSIARRAVELIQPGDTVLLDGGTTTYEVARLLVGRALQVVTNSLPVANLFASDPTTDLMFVGGYIYPRTGVALGPHADRMLAEVSVRRTVLSAGGVTERGFYNNNVLLVETERAMMRAADEVIVVADSSKFGHQSIAFLCELNQVDHLVVDADISAECRQQFERAGAKLLIAEAAPATPTNNENNVARKTS is encoded by the coding sequence ATGATCGCCGAGCAGCGTCGAAACCGGCTGGTCGAGCTGATTCGCACACGCGGTTTTGCGGCCCTGCCCGACTTGGCCGAACAGCTACAGGTAAGCGAATCGACGATTCGGCGTGACCTAGACTTGTTGGAAGAATTGGGCACGGCGAAGCGGACGCATGGGGGGGTGTTCTATACCGGACAGACCCCCAAGCTGCCCCACTTCGACGAGCGCCAACCCCAGCAATGGGACAAGAAGAAGTCGATTGCCCGCCGCGCGGTTGAGCTGATCCAGCCGGGAGACACGGTGCTTCTGGATGGCGGCACAACCACCTACGAGGTCGCCCGCCTGCTCGTGGGACGTGCCCTGCAAGTGGTGACAAATTCGCTGCCCGTGGCGAATTTGTTCGCGTCTGATCCAACGACCGACCTGATGTTCGTGGGTGGCTACATTTACCCGCGCACCGGGGTGGCGTTGGGTCCGCACGCCGATCGCATGCTGGCCGAGGTCAGCGTGCGGCGCACGGTGCTCAGCGCGGGGGGCGTCACGGAACGAGGCTTTTACAACAACAACGTGCTGTTGGTCGAAACCGAACGCGCCATGATGCGCGCCGCCGACGAGGTGATTGTGGTCGCCGATTCCAGCAAGTTTGGGCATCAGAGCATCGCCTTTTTGTGCGAGTTGAACCAGGTGGATCATCTGGTGGTGGATGCCGACATCAGCGCTGAGTGTCGGCAGCAGTTTGAGCGAGCGGGCGCCAAACTGCTCATCGCGGAAGCCGCGCCGGCGACGCCAACCAACAACGAAAACAACGTAGCGCGGAAAACTTCTTGA
- a CDS encoding phosphate propanoyltransferase, translating into MNASAALDRSTIERIVRDVVARQWSFDAAPRADQPGKLIVSISARHCHLTDEHVEILFGAGAKLTPMKELYQDGFYAAEETVMVVGPRRRMLPQVRVLGPTRPQSQVELAFTDAISLGIEAPVRASGKIEGTPGCVLVGPKGVVELRQGVIRAERHVHMNLADAARYGVRNGERMSLRIQSSCGATLHDLLVRADATSKLEVHLDTDEGNAIDLDHAASVELVRQ; encoded by the coding sequence ATGAACGCCAGCGCCGCCTTGGATCGAAGCACGATCGAGCGGATTGTGCGCGACGTGGTCGCGCGACAATGGAGCTTTGACGCCGCGCCGCGCGCCGACCAGCCTGGCAAACTGATCGTGAGCATCTCCGCGCGGCATTGCCATTTGACCGACGAGCACGTCGAGATCTTGTTTGGCGCGGGCGCGAAACTGACGCCCATGAAGGAACTGTATCAAGACGGCTTTTACGCGGCGGAAGAGACGGTGATGGTGGTCGGCCCGCGGCGGCGGATGTTGCCGCAGGTGCGCGTGCTGGGACCGACCCGGCCGCAGAGCCAGGTCGAACTGGCGTTCACCGATGCGATTTCGCTGGGCATCGAAGCGCCGGTGCGGGCCAGCGGCAAGATCGAAGGCACGCCCGGCTGCGTGCTGGTGGGACCGAAGGGCGTGGTGGAGCTGCGGCAAGGGGTGATCCGCGCCGAGCGGCACGTGCACATGAACCTGGCCGACGCCGCGCGTTACGGCGTGAGGAACGGCGAACGGATGAGTTTGCGGATTCAATCGTCGTGCGGCGCCACGCTGCACGATCTGCTGGTGCGCGCCGACGCCACCAGCAAGCTGGAGGTGCATCTCGACACCGACGAAGGGAACGCGATCGATCTGGATCACGCGGCCAGCGTCGAGCTGGTGCGGCAATAG
- a CDS encoding BMC domain-containing protein, protein MARTMEALGMIETKGFITLVEASDAMMKAANVEFLGWQKIGSGLCTAFVTGDVAAVKAATDAGAAAASRIGEVIAVQVIPRPHDDMLGVLPMGAQKAAALN, encoded by the coding sequence ATGGCACGAACGATGGAAGCGCTCGGCATGATCGAGACCAAGGGGTTCATCACCCTGGTCGAGGCGAGCGACGCGATGATGAAGGCGGCCAACGTCGAGTTTCTCGGCTGGCAGAAAATTGGCAGCGGGTTATGCACCGCGTTTGTCACGGGCGATGTGGCGGCGGTGAAGGCCGCAACCGACGCCGGCGCGGCGGCGGCGAGTCGCATTGGCGAAGTGATCGCCGTGCAGGTCATTCCTCGTCCGCACGACGACATGCTGGGCGTGCTGCCGATGGGCGCGCAAAAGGCCGCGGCGCTCAATTGA
- a CDS encoding BMC domain-containing protein produces the protein MQDAIGLIETKGLVALVEATDAMAKAANVQILKQVQIGGAYVTTIVKGDVGSVRAAVEAGAAAASQLGELVGSHVISRPADGLRAAYLS, from the coding sequence ATGCAAGACGCGATCGGATTGATCGAAACCAAGGGTCTGGTGGCGCTGGTCGAAGCGACCGATGCCATGGCCAAGGCCGCGAACGTGCAGATCTTGAAGCAGGTGCAAATCGGCGGCGCCTACGTCACCACCATCGTCAAAGGCGATGTGGGCAGCGTGCGGGCGGCGGTCGAGGCGGGCGCCGCGGCGGCCTCGCAATTGGGCGAACTGGTCGGCAGCCATGTGATTTCGCGTCCGGCCGACGGATTGCGCGCCGCGTACCTCAGCTAG
- a CDS encoding acetate/propionate family kinase, translating into MKILVANLGSTSFKYRLFDMADERQLARGGIERVGQGEGRSFVEIGGRAKEEHGKVADHAMAVRRCLEQLTDPEMGCLRDASEVAAIGFKAVHPGSDAAVVRVTSEVLAAMEAMNEAAPAHNPPYVAAMRLLSERLPEIPLVAAFETGFHQTIPDRNRYYGAPLEWSTEHHIRRYGFHGASHRFIATRMAELLGAGRRIISCHLGGSSSLCAIRDGKSMATSLGMSPQSGVLHNNRVGDFDPFALPALMKATGKSLTELLDDLARRGGLLGLSGASGDVRDLEQAADAGDQRARLALAVFVGDVRRYLGAYLVELGGADAIVFTGGIGENGARTRTAVCDGLGELGIELDAERNAAAQGECRVSAAASRIAVWVVPANEELIVARQTRDCLQTL; encoded by the coding sequence ATGAAGATTTTGGTCGCCAATCTCGGTTCGACGAGCTTCAAGTACCGGCTGTTCGACATGGCCGACGAGCGTCAACTGGCGCGCGGCGGCATCGAGCGGGTCGGTCAGGGAGAAGGTCGTTCGTTCGTCGAAATTGGCGGTCGCGCGAAGGAAGAGCACGGCAAGGTGGCCGACCATGCGATGGCGGTGAGGCGTTGCCTGGAGCAACTCACCGATCCAGAGATGGGTTGCCTTCGCGACGCGAGCGAGGTGGCGGCCATTGGCTTCAAGGCGGTGCATCCCGGATCGGACGCGGCGGTGGTCCGCGTGACGAGCGAGGTGTTGGCCGCCATGGAGGCGATGAACGAAGCCGCGCCGGCGCACAACCCGCCGTATGTGGCGGCGATGCGCCTGCTGAGCGAGCGACTGCCCGAGATTCCGCTGGTGGCGGCGTTTGAGACCGGCTTTCATCAGACGATTCCGGATCGCAATCGCTACTACGGCGCGCCACTGGAGTGGTCGACCGAGCACCACATTCGTCGCTATGGCTTCCACGGCGCGAGTCATCGCTTTATCGCCACGCGCATGGCCGAGTTGTTGGGCGCGGGACGGCGGATCATTTCTTGCCACCTGGGCGGCTCCAGTTCGCTGTGCGCCATCCGGGACGGCAAGAGCATGGCCACCAGCTTAGGGATGAGCCCGCAATCTGGCGTGCTGCACAACAACCGCGTGGGAGACTTTGACCCCTTCGCGCTGCCGGCGCTGATGAAGGCGACCGGCAAATCGCTGACGGAACTGCTCGACGACCTGGCGCGCCGCGGCGGCCTGCTGGGACTGAGCGGCGCCAGTGGCGACGTGCGCGACCTGGAGCAGGCGGCCGACGCTGGAGACCAGCGCGCGCGATTGGCGCTCGCGGTGTTCGTTGGCGATGTGCGGCGCTATTTGGGGGCCTACCTGGTGGAGCTAGGAGGCGCCGACGCGATTGTGTTCACCGGCGGCATTGGCGAGAACGGCGCGCGGACGCGCACGGCGGTTTGCGACGGACTGGGTGAGCTGGGGATTGAACTCGACGCCGAGCGCAACGCGGCCGCCCAGGGAGAGTGCCGTGTGAGCGCCGCTGCCAGCCGCATTGCCGTGTGGGTGGTGCCCGCCAACGAAGAGTTGATCGTCGCCCGCCAAACGCGCGACTGTCTGCAAACCCTGTAG
- a CDS encoding EutN/CcmL family microcompartment protein, with protein sequence MFIARVTGSVVSTQKVDSMVGNKLLIVEPYRVDPEDRSRLKSTGRTFVTVDGLGAGVGDYVLITQGSSARLTPETKTLPVDAVVIGIVDTVHVEGDAVYDRQRPA encoded by the coding sequence ATGTTTATCGCCCGCGTGACCGGCAGCGTGGTGAGCACGCAAAAGGTGGACTCGATGGTCGGCAACAAGTTGCTGATCGTGGAGCCATACCGCGTTGATCCAGAAGATCGCAGCCGGCTGAAGAGCACCGGACGGACCTTTGTGACGGTGGATGGGCTGGGGGCCGGCGTGGGGGACTATGTGCTCATCACTCAAGGCTCGAGCGCGCGGCTGACGCCGGAGACCAAGACCTTGCCGGTCGACGCCGTGGTGATTGGCATCGTCGACACGGTGCATGTGGAGGGAGACGCGGTTTACGACCGGCAGCGCCCCGCATAG